The following coding sequences lie in one Thalassoglobus polymorphus genomic window:
- a CDS encoding serine/threonine protein kinase, translated as MTSDSQSLSFKPSGHVQADLKKLGKYRIVRRIGAGGMGTVYLAEDTLLGRTVALKVLPKERAENPILIRRFQSEARASAMLTHDNIVSVFDADQADGYLYIALEFVDGIDLHQWMKKRERIPVKRSINIIKQVAAALQHAHEKKLVHRDIKPANIMIAKDGTVKLADMGLARSIDETLDTTITRAGTTVGTVDYMSPEQAANSKHADIRSDIYSLGCTWFHMLTGTPPYPEGDLTNKLRAHSEKPIPDPRDFNDSVSEALVAVIHRMMSKKKQDRYQTPDELLDDLNNTPNLEADSNQLLATLLAEEEDDEMSFSSEDDDSLDFVVQEETQSKLLKKSEYPTAPSTSLNVPKRGKEKAEQSDDKLGAQQKQRPPKRTQNEEESAEPVTQETPIHRQPLKRVRSAEELHEPEPIAPTPRKRKSAPEKKNAFKSDSKKSAKKKNSQRPKEQNKPQSIKNPTKANPAKKKKAALTSKSLGKESRSSKKSAPVSISLDWRKAGGILIGIAGVIALFFWGYSKFGGDSGIPLVNPYDETSENGTSKNSQDLALNEEGVSSKSEKDRNLQNQSGNSQTTGDRDARQGLPPRWVIADRERPKDTNVERFRVQRGQKGRSTFLNLSQAIHSVSDRSCNIELPQELYDDLQPVSLSLKERLTIRGGGEGSVLTYRAISQEETELPKPWLRVEGGALELVGLNFMISNSSKHPLEFLQLDGTDLILRDCTFTSLSDASTTLAAIQGKSSNGNQILIDNCLIRGDHFSAVNIKHVSCDLYCHNSLLISKSDPLVRVGVGPGKVDQHLQISNSTFCGGTAGIQFVGQDQGQSFGNCRLDWQRSISIGQAAPSAAIQLVNIPAKESTKQVSLKTQHVLFFNQPVLTEVVVENVSVESVLNVEKWKSFWKTTLPGSDVIEVEQAGDLFKNPVLVTAADVSERLKEFLEPGAGERSQLGVDFESVATIEPVAVERQQVLEKISHQVAQHQPMVFKGKTVRFDLSRADRFPKFLASPECPDGTTVICYGAGVRTLPPVTLTNRRLRIRFEQSSGMALTVSPKSVAQAAPMFLVEGGEVQIEEARVELRATNTESPSPLFLKVRQGGSVQIVRSQISQRFNKTNPRTLIAFEANSTSQHNLVSIESSMLSSPGPLVSLDATNQSIQLVDSILVSGADAMTMKGETPVGFVDVKQSTFSHAKAAFATTGSQQPIVVFVSDSVFAPSITDPSESSILKSDSLKTLRASLQWWDISCAYAPQIQTPILVPEERLPGSFPVAWKSFWGPHHVMNPLYGPRAIIFDKKIDDVDKLAPQDFQIAGSSESAIWSATGTPIGATISTIGPREGGNSAEKSSKPGRVNTPKGF; from the coding sequence ATGACTTCAGACTCGCAATCGCTGTCTTTCAAACCCTCTGGACATGTTCAAGCTGACCTGAAAAAGCTTGGCAAGTACCGGATCGTCCGTCGAATCGGTGCTGGCGGAATGGGGACGGTCTATCTTGCAGAGGACACACTTCTTGGCCGCACGGTGGCACTGAAAGTCCTTCCTAAAGAGCGCGCCGAAAATCCGATTCTCATCCGCCGCTTTCAATCTGAAGCGCGGGCCTCTGCGATGCTCACTCACGATAATATCGTCAGTGTTTTCGATGCAGATCAGGCTGATGGGTATCTTTATATCGCATTGGAATTCGTCGACGGGATTGATCTTCATCAATGGATGAAAAAGCGGGAACGTATCCCCGTCAAACGATCGATCAACATCATTAAGCAAGTTGCCGCTGCTCTTCAACATGCACATGAGAAGAAACTGGTTCACCGAGACATCAAACCAGCGAATATCATGATCGCCAAAGACGGGACCGTCAAACTGGCTGATATGGGTCTGGCCCGTTCCATCGACGAGACACTGGACACCACCATCACCCGGGCGGGAACAACCGTTGGCACAGTCGATTATATGTCACCGGAGCAAGCTGCAAACAGTAAGCATGCCGACATTCGCAGCGATATCTATTCGCTCGGCTGTACCTGGTTTCACATGTTGACAGGTACGCCTCCTTATCCGGAAGGGGATCTGACCAATAAGTTGCGGGCACATTCGGAGAAGCCGATTCCCGATCCGCGAGACTTCAACGACAGCGTGAGTGAAGCGCTGGTTGCAGTCATTCACCGCATGATGTCCAAGAAGAAACAGGATCGCTACCAGACACCGGATGAACTTCTGGACGATCTCAACAATACTCCCAATCTGGAGGCTGATTCGAACCAACTTCTCGCCACACTGCTGGCTGAGGAGGAGGACGATGAAATGTCTTTTTCCAGCGAAGACGATGACTCGCTCGACTTTGTCGTCCAGGAAGAGACTCAATCAAAACTTCTCAAGAAAAGTGAATACCCTACCGCTCCGTCCACGAGTCTGAATGTTCCTAAGCGAGGCAAGGAGAAAGCAGAACAGTCTGACGACAAGTTGGGGGCCCAGCAGAAACAACGGCCGCCGAAAAGAACTCAAAACGAAGAAGAGTCTGCCGAGCCCGTCACACAGGAAACCCCGATTCATCGTCAACCGCTTAAGCGTGTTCGCAGTGCTGAGGAACTTCACGAACCAGAGCCAATTGCCCCAACTCCACGCAAACGGAAGTCGGCCCCGGAAAAAAAGAATGCTTTCAAATCTGACAGTAAAAAGTCTGCTAAGAAAAAGAATTCACAACGACCCAAAGAACAAAACAAACCGCAATCAATAAAAAATCCCACGAAAGCGAACCCCGCGAAGAAGAAAAAAGCTGCGCTGACCTCGAAGTCTCTCGGCAAAGAATCGAGATCATCGAAGAAGTCTGCGCCAGTCTCAATTTCGCTGGACTGGAGAAAGGCTGGGGGGATTCTGATTGGGATCGCAGGAGTGATCGCGTTGTTCTTCTGGGGCTATTCAAAGTTTGGAGGAGATTCCGGAATCCCGCTGGTGAATCCGTATGACGAAACCTCTGAGAACGGCACCTCGAAAAATTCGCAGGATCTCGCACTGAACGAGGAAGGGGTTTCCTCAAAGTCAGAGAAAGACCGCAATCTTCAAAACCAATCAGGGAACTCGCAGACAACAGGAGATCGCGATGCTCGGCAAGGTCTTCCTCCACGCTGGGTGATTGCCGATCGTGAACGCCCCAAGGACACCAATGTCGAGAGATTCCGCGTCCAAAGAGGACAGAAAGGGCGTTCGACATTTTTGAATCTGAGTCAAGCGATCCACTCTGTCAGTGATCGGTCCTGCAACATTGAGCTTCCTCAAGAATTGTACGATGACCTTCAGCCGGTCAGTCTTTCGCTAAAAGAACGGCTTACAATCCGCGGTGGCGGAGAAGGCTCTGTTCTGACCTATCGTGCTATCTCTCAGGAGGAAACGGAACTCCCGAAACCATGGTTGCGAGTTGAAGGAGGGGCTCTGGAACTTGTCGGGCTGAACTTCATGATTTCAAATTCGAGTAAACATCCGTTGGAGTTTCTCCAGCTTGATGGGACTGATTTAATTCTCCGAGATTGCACCTTTACTTCCCTTTCCGATGCCTCCACGACGCTCGCTGCGATTCAGGGGAAATCCTCAAATGGCAACCAGATTCTGATCGATAATTGCCTGATTCGTGGAGACCATTTCTCCGCGGTGAATATCAAGCATGTCTCTTGCGATCTGTACTGCCACAATTCATTGCTCATTTCAAAGAGCGATCCTCTCGTGCGCGTTGGAGTCGGACCCGGGAAGGTCGACCAGCATCTTCAAATTTCGAATAGCACATTTTGTGGTGGGACTGCGGGGATTCAGTTCGTCGGACAAGACCAAGGTCAGTCATTCGGGAACTGTCGTCTTGACTGGCAACGATCCATTTCCATCGGACAAGCGGCTCCGAGCGCAGCGATTCAACTGGTGAATATCCCTGCGAAAGAATCGACGAAACAGGTCTCGCTGAAGACTCAACACGTTCTGTTTTTCAATCAGCCAGTTCTCACAGAAGTTGTCGTGGAGAACGTCTCAGTCGAATCGGTCTTGAATGTCGAGAAATGGAAATCATTTTGGAAGACCACTCTCCCCGGCAGCGATGTCATAGAAGTTGAACAAGCGGGCGACTTGTTCAAAAATCCTGTTCTTGTCACCGCTGCCGATGTCAGCGAGCGATTGAAAGAATTCCTCGAACCAGGTGCAGGCGAACGCTCTCAGTTAGGTGTCGACTTTGAATCTGTGGCAACCATCGAACCGGTCGCTGTCGAGCGTCAACAAGTACTGGAGAAAATTTCTCATCAAGTTGCTCAACATCAGCCAATGGTCTTCAAGGGGAAGACAGTCCGATTCGATCTGAGTCGGGCAGATCGCTTCCCCAAGTTTCTTGCTAGCCCTGAATGTCCCGATGGAACGACAGTCATCTGTTATGGAGCGGGTGTGCGGACACTTCCTCCTGTGACACTGACGAACCGGAGGCTGCGAATTCGATTCGAACAATCTTCCGGAATGGCTCTCACGGTCTCGCCAAAATCAGTTGCTCAAGCTGCACCGATGTTTCTGGTTGAGGGTGGAGAGGTGCAAATCGAAGAGGCTCGTGTTGAATTAAGAGCCACGAATACTGAATCACCTTCTCCACTCTTCCTGAAAGTGCGTCAGGGAGGCAGCGTTCAAATTGTTCGGTCCCAGATTTCTCAACGGTTCAATAAAACGAACCCGAGAACTCTGATTGCATTCGAGGCCAATTCGACTTCACAGCACAATTTGGTTTCGATTGAATCTTCGATGCTCAGTAGTCCGGGCCCACTCGTTTCACTTGACGCCACCAACCAGTCAATCCAACTTGTGGACTCGATTCTGGTTTCAGGAGCTGACGCAATGACGATGAAGGGGGAGACTCCGGTTGGTTTCGTGGATGTCAAACAATCGACATTCAGCCATGCCAAAGCGGCTTTCGCAACAACAGGCTCGCAACAACCGATTGTGGTCTTTGTCTCTGATTCAGTGTTCGCTCCATCGATTACCGATCCCAGCGAGTCTTCTATTCTAAAAAGTGATTCGTTGAAGACGCTTCGGGCAAGCCTTCAGTGGTGGGACATCTCCTGTGCGTATGCTCCACAAATACAAACTCCAATTCTGGTTCCCGAAGAGCGTTTGCCTGGCTCGTTTCCAGTTGCCTGGAAAAGCTTCTGGGGCCCACATCATGTTATGAACCCGCTTTACGGACCAAGGGCGATTATCTTTGACAAGAAAATCGATGATGTCGACAAATTGGCTCCGCAGGATTTTCAGATCGCTGGCAGCAGCGAGTCTGCAATCTGGTCTGCAACTGGAACCCCCATCGGGGCTACCATTTCAACCATCGGGCCACGAGAGGGCGGGAACTCTGCAGAGAAAAGTTCGAAACCCGGACGAGTCAATACTCCGAAAGGGTTTTGA
- a CDS encoding NHL domain-containing protein gives MFRLFLGVLFSVGFAALSLAAQPVVSNVEFVVGDLLKVEGGSATPSSFPFNRPFGIDFDSAGMMYVVELEGGRIFRLGQDHTPVQISGDGSRSYKGDGGKIAKATYNGMHNLAIDSKDRAYIADSFNHCLREIDLKAGTIRTLAGNGKAGFSGDGKGGEDAQFDYLMCVSLNPAGDALFIADLKNSRIRKIDLKTGLTSTVAGNGKRGVPKDGAKATESPLVDPRAVAVDSKDNIYILERGGHALRKVDSQGRIETVAGTGEKGFKDGAALESQLASPKHICIDAEDRVIIADDANAAIRCYDPKTKTVSTLLGRGFGKKELKLNQPHGVTIQDGTLYVCDTSNNRIFKVSFAAE, from the coding sequence ATGTTTCGATTGTTTTTGGGAGTCCTCTTCAGTGTTGGTTTCGCTGCATTGAGTCTGGCTGCTCAGCCGGTTGTCAGCAATGTTGAATTTGTGGTGGGAGACCTGTTGAAGGTGGAAGGTGGCTCAGCGACTCCGTCCTCGTTTCCATTTAATCGCCCGTTCGGGATCGACTTTGATTCCGCCGGAATGATGTATGTCGTCGAACTCGAAGGAGGTCGGATCTTTCGCCTCGGGCAGGATCATACTCCGGTTCAGATCTCCGGAGATGGCTCCAGAAGCTACAAGGGTGATGGTGGGAAGATCGCGAAAGCGACATACAACGGGATGCACAATCTCGCCATTGATTCGAAAGACCGCGCGTATATCGCAGACTCATTTAATCATTGTCTTCGCGAGATCGATCTGAAAGCGGGCACGATTCGGACACTCGCCGGGAACGGAAAAGCGGGCTTCTCCGGTGATGGGAAGGGGGGCGAAGATGCCCAGTTCGATTACCTGATGTGTGTTTCATTGAACCCTGCTGGCGATGCACTCTTCATTGCGGATCTCAAGAACAGTCGCATTCGAAAAATTGACCTGAAAACCGGCCTGACTTCGACGGTCGCAGGCAACGGAAAACGGGGAGTTCCCAAAGATGGAGCCAAGGCGACTGAAAGTCCACTTGTCGATCCGCGAGCAGTCGCTGTCGATTCGAAAGACAACATTTATATTCTCGAACGTGGTGGTCACGCACTTCGGAAAGTCGACAGCCAAGGACGGATAGAGACCGTCGCAGGGACTGGAGAAAAAGGTTTCAAGGATGGGGCGGCTCTCGAATCTCAGCTGGCATCACCAAAGCATATTTGCATCGATGCTGAAGACCGCGTGATCATCGCTGATGACGCCAACGCAGCGATCCGTTGTTACGATCCGAAAACAAAAACTGTGAGTACTCTCCTTGGTCGAGGTTTCGGCAAAAAAGAGTTGAAGCTGAACCAACCGCATGGTGTCACGATTCAGGACGGAACGCTGTATGTTTGTGATACCTCTAATAATCGGATCTTCAAGGTTAGCTTTGCTGCCGAGTGA
- a CDS encoding dihydroorotate dehydrogenase electron transfer subunit gives MNTSPQHDCLPGQVLTAHQESATVISQRQLADGTYAVRIAAPQMASAIRPGQFFMIRPANGTDPLLGRPFALYDTVVDDSGAPVAFEFAYHVIGKMTSLMSHWSEGEEVELSGPFGNGFPVYEGQHLLCVGGGIGYTPFLAVSREVLGQRKYGNDSDRYEGAEPANRVTFCYGSQTKSVVADLSDFGDLEGLEIQISTDDGTAGHHGLVTDLVNEILARSGSERPDGVYCCGPEPMMHAVARICAAANLPCWLSLETPMACGFGACFSCVTKVRIENNEWDYRRTCVEGPIFPAETLAIPE, from the coding sequence ATGAACACTTCTCCTCAACACGATTGCCTGCCTGGACAAGTTCTGACTGCTCATCAGGAATCGGCAACAGTGATTTCTCAACGACAACTCGCTGATGGGACCTACGCTGTGCGCATCGCAGCACCACAAATGGCATCTGCGATCAGGCCGGGGCAATTCTTCATGATTCGCCCCGCGAACGGAACAGACCCGCTTCTCGGGAGACCTTTCGCCTTGTACGACACCGTCGTCGACGACTCCGGGGCTCCAGTCGCCTTTGAGTTTGCTTATCACGTGATTGGCAAGATGACCAGTTTGATGAGTCATTGGTCAGAAGGTGAAGAAGTGGAACTCTCGGGACCATTTGGGAACGGGTTCCCGGTTTACGAAGGTCAGCATTTACTTTGTGTAGGTGGAGGAATTGGTTACACACCGTTTCTGGCAGTCTCCCGAGAAGTTCTCGGTCAGCGAAAGTACGGAAATGATTCCGACCGTTACGAAGGAGCTGAACCTGCGAATCGCGTGACGTTTTGTTACGGATCTCAAACGAAATCAGTCGTTGCTGATCTTTCCGACTTCGGCGACCTTGAAGGTCTGGAAATACAAATTTCCACCGATGATGGAACGGCAGGGCACCACGGGCTGGTGACTGATCTCGTCAACGAGATACTTGCTCGAAGTGGAAGCGAACGGCCAGATGGCGTTTATTGCTGCGGTCCCGAACCTATGATGCACGCAGTTGCCCGAATTTGTGCTGCGGCAAATCTCCCCTGTTGGCTATCGCTGGAGACTCCGATGGCGTGCGGCTTCGGTGCTTGCTTCAGTTGCGTTACAAAAGTCCGTATTGAAAATAACGAGTGGGACTACCGCCGAACTTGCGTCGAAGGTCCCATCTTCCCAGCTGAGACTCTCGCGATTCCCGAGTGA
- a CDS encoding endonuclease/exonuclease/phosphatase family protein, with product MNITGNDDHRQSRPLLKMAIRGGVLLSAATVLSLFAQHFWMFDLLTSFHVQYSLALILVVGLLLRHRRWTFSALAGVALGYNLLLVLPVYLPVQQPLQQASQQPSSEGRSLRLVSANVQTSNRDHAEFLKWIRKEDPDLFLVMEVDDRWMASLRELKEEYRHSVSFARSDNFGIALFSKLPMNAEIVHIGVRELPSVLARVQVDHQVVTLVGTHPLPPGGKKLSGWRNQQLEAVSEVVGRIDGPKILLGDLNVTPWSPYFKDVLESTGLRDSRAGFGIQPTWPATNPLFWIPIDHVLTSDEVQVHEREIGSNNGSDHYPVVVDFSIAQD from the coding sequence ATGAACATCACGGGAAATGACGATCATCGACAAAGCCGACCGCTCTTGAAAATGGCGATCAGAGGTGGAGTCTTGTTGTCGGCTGCGACCGTTCTGTCGTTGTTTGCACAGCATTTCTGGATGTTCGATTTGCTGACCAGTTTTCATGTGCAGTATTCACTGGCACTCATTCTGGTTGTTGGTCTGCTGCTGAGGCATCGGCGATGGACGTTTTCAGCTCTGGCGGGAGTTGCGCTCGGGTACAATCTTCTGCTTGTCTTGCCAGTTTATCTCCCAGTTCAGCAACCGTTACAGCAGGCATCACAGCAACCATCGTCAGAGGGGCGGTCATTGCGTCTCGTTTCAGCGAATGTTCAGACTTCGAATCGAGATCATGCCGAATTTTTGAAATGGATTCGGAAAGAAGATCCTGACCTGTTTCTCGTCATGGAAGTGGATGATCGATGGATGGCTTCGCTGCGAGAATTGAAGGAGGAGTATCGTCATTCCGTTTCCTTCGCTCGCAGCGACAACTTTGGAATTGCTCTGTTCAGCAAACTTCCCATGAATGCGGAGATCGTCCACATTGGAGTACGGGAGTTGCCATCGGTTCTTGCTCGGGTCCAGGTCGATCATCAGGTCGTGACTTTGGTCGGCACACATCCGCTCCCCCCGGGAGGGAAGAAGCTGTCCGGCTGGAGAAACCAGCAGCTCGAAGCTGTTTCGGAGGTTGTTGGCAGGATCGATGGGCCGAAGATTTTACTGGGCGACTTAAATGTGACACCGTGGTCGCCATATTTCAAAGATGTTCTTGAATCAACAGGCTTGCGGGACAGCCGCGCGGGATTCGGGATTCAACCAACATGGCCAGCCACGAATCCACTTTTCTGGATTCCAATCGATCACGTCCTCACGAGCGATGAGGTGCAGGTTCATGAGCGAGAAATCGGGAGCAACAACGGGAGTGATCACTATCCGGTCGTTGTCGATTTCAGTATCGCACAAGATTGA
- a CDS encoding pectate lyase translates to MKSVFHMTLVLIVSSFSTVNAQDFPSQEQAEEALQKAVRFYRENVGVQGGSVYRVSSDLKKREGENRVGPREAWIEPPATGAVGMAYVRAWKLTNLPVFKEAMLETADGLIRGQLESGGWGENIEFDPDLRPRYAYRVDPRTDSKNRRNYSTFDDNKSQSSLQCLMLTDQALDFKNQQIHEAAMYALNAFVDAQYPNGAWPQRFTEETPKNENAQLKASFPDSWSREYQKISYSKFYTLNDNTISDLIRLMLIAYEIYEDEQWLDAAKRGGDFLILAQLPEPQPGWAQQYNERMQPEWARKFEPPAISGLESQGAMEVLLLLYDKTGEERFLKPIPRALEYYRSIQFKDGQLARFYEMGTDKPLYFTRDYKLVYTDDDLPTHYGFKVRSKLDRLEKQYQTLRSNGPSKRSLIRSVRAPKMSENLANRTAKVIRSLDQRGAWVEDGSMKNFDGVSKVIDTRTYTRNILTLADFIAATKR, encoded by the coding sequence ATGAAGTCCGTTTTTCACATGACTCTTGTACTGATTGTGTCGAGCTTCAGCACTGTCAACGCTCAGGATTTTCCCTCACAGGAGCAGGCGGAAGAGGCACTTCAGAAGGCGGTACGTTTTTACCGGGAAAACGTCGGTGTTCAAGGAGGTTCGGTTTATCGTGTCAGTTCCGATTTAAAAAAACGGGAAGGTGAAAATCGCGTCGGACCTCGCGAAGCGTGGATCGAGCCACCAGCGACAGGAGCAGTAGGGATGGCTTACGTCCGTGCCTGGAAATTGACCAACTTGCCTGTCTTCAAAGAAGCCATGCTGGAAACAGCGGACGGTCTGATCCGTGGTCAACTTGAGTCTGGTGGTTGGGGAGAAAACATCGAATTCGATCCAGACTTGCGACCTCGGTACGCCTATCGTGTCGACCCTCGAACAGACTCAAAGAATAGAAGAAATTACTCCACATTCGATGACAATAAATCGCAATCGTCTCTTCAGTGCTTAATGCTCACAGATCAGGCGTTAGACTTTAAGAATCAGCAAATCCACGAAGCAGCCATGTATGCCTTGAACGCCTTTGTCGATGCGCAATATCCCAATGGAGCATGGCCACAGCGATTTACTGAAGAGACACCAAAAAATGAAAACGCTCAACTCAAAGCAAGCTTTCCCGACTCATGGAGTCGGGAATACCAAAAGATTTCTTATTCGAAATTCTACACACTCAACGACAACACTATCTCCGACCTGATTCGGCTGATGCTGATCGCCTACGAAATTTACGAAGACGAGCAATGGCTTGACGCAGCGAAACGGGGTGGAGATTTTTTAATTCTCGCCCAACTTCCTGAACCTCAACCGGGCTGGGCTCAGCAATACAATGAACGCATGCAACCGGAATGGGCACGAAAGTTTGAGCCACCTGCCATCAGCGGGTTGGAGTCGCAAGGTGCGATGGAAGTCCTGCTGCTGTTGTACGATAAAACTGGAGAAGAACGATTTCTGAAACCGATCCCTCGGGCTCTCGAGTATTATCGTTCCATTCAATTTAAAGATGGTCAGCTGGCACGTTTTTACGAAATGGGAACCGACAAACCGTTGTATTTCACTCGCGATTACAAACTTGTTTACACCGATGACGACCTGCCGACTCATTACGGCTTTAAAGTCAGATCCAAACTGGACAGGCTGGAAAAGCAATACCAGACTTTGCGCAGCAACGGCCCTTCCAAAAGATCCCTGATTCGCTCCGTGAGAGCACCGAAGATGAGTGAGAATCTAGCAAACCGGACAGCAAAGGTAATCCGCTCTCTCGATCAACGTGGAGCTTGGGTCGAAGATGGAAGCATGAAGAATTTCGATGGTGTCAGTAAAGTCATTGACACGCGAACTTATACACGGAACATCTTAACTCTCGCGGACTTCATCGCAGCGACAAAAAGATGA
- the lhgO gene encoding L-2-hydroxyglutarate oxidase — protein MQKCDVAIVGGGIVGLATAYQLLQKSPQLSVVVLEKESEVAFHQTGHNSGVLHSGIYYRPDSLRAKNCRAGKLAMQEFCEQEDVPFELCGKVIVAVDKIEEERLKGIYERGQANGVDCEIISQSRLNEIEPHTAGIAAIHVPETGIVDYKVVAQKLAKKIREAGSNVWLNAEVTEIRHEPDQVVVVSKQGELKCSYLVTCGGLWADRVIEMSGEKAEAPIVPFRGEFFELKPEAEYLCRGLIYPVPDPAFPFLGVHFTKMISGGVECGPNAVLAFARDGYKKTNLNLRDLSSSLGHPGFLKLAASNWQTGIGEMWRSWNKHAFVKALQRLVPEIRSEHLIAAPAGVRAQAVGRDGKLLDDFVFQESERIVHVGNAPSPAATAALNIGKLVVERLNVRGV, from the coding sequence GTGCAAAAGTGTGATGTGGCGATTGTTGGCGGGGGAATTGTGGGACTGGCGACTGCGTATCAGTTGTTGCAGAAGTCCCCTCAATTGTCTGTTGTTGTTCTGGAGAAAGAATCAGAAGTTGCCTTTCATCAAACGGGGCACAACTCTGGTGTGTTGCATTCGGGAATTTACTATCGCCCTGATTCACTTCGGGCGAAGAACTGCCGCGCCGGGAAGCTGGCAATGCAGGAATTCTGCGAGCAGGAGGACGTCCCTTTTGAATTATGCGGCAAAGTGATTGTTGCTGTCGACAAGATTGAAGAGGAGCGGCTGAAGGGGATCTATGAGCGGGGACAGGCGAACGGTGTCGATTGTGAGATCATCAGCCAGTCACGACTCAATGAAATTGAACCGCACACAGCCGGGATCGCTGCGATTCATGTCCCCGAGACAGGAATCGTGGACTATAAAGTTGTGGCTCAGAAACTGGCAAAGAAGATTCGAGAAGCAGGCAGCAACGTTTGGCTGAATGCCGAAGTGACCGAGATTCGGCACGAGCCAGATCAAGTGGTCGTGGTCTCGAAACAGGGAGAGCTGAAATGTTCTTACCTTGTAACCTGTGGCGGCTTATGGGCAGATCGCGTGATTGAAATGTCGGGGGAGAAAGCTGAGGCTCCGATTGTGCCGTTTCGTGGGGAGTTCTTTGAATTGAAACCGGAAGCGGAATACTTGTGCCGAGGCTTGATCTATCCTGTCCCCGATCCGGCATTTCCATTTCTCGGCGTTCACTTCACAAAGATGATTTCCGGGGGCGTCGAGTGTGGACCGAATGCGGTGCTGGCCTTTGCTCGTGATGGTTACAAAAAGACAAACCTCAATCTCCGCGACCTGTCGAGTTCGCTGGGGCACCCAGGTTTTTTGAAATTGGCGGCCAGCAACTGGCAAACCGGGATCGGTGAGATGTGGCGGTCCTGGAACAAACACGCCTTTGTCAAAGCTCTTCAAAGACTTGTCCCGGAGATTCGCAGCGAGCATCTAATTGCCGCTCCAGCGGGAGTACGTGCTCAGGCAGTCGGGAGAGATGGGAAATTACTGGACGATTTTGTGTTTCAGGAATCGGAACGAATTGTCCATGTTGGAAATGCTCCCTCCCCGGCAGCGACGGCGGCACTCAATATCGGTAAACTGGTCGTCGAACGCCTCAACGTACGCGGTGTGTGA
- a CDS encoding EF-hand domain-containing protein, with translation MSDESNSPSVATTEAKPKRNPVERVAVWGLIGIMVLFVCTEGIARFGYSMTLPRLQKRINEDDGVDPRPLTVEEADTLVFGFPTKTVEGQKVTYRWKGLLKDFGAIHLPYDEDNIVLTLVTDAPPEIEEKVAATGEDEEESGPDPSIEGAPVGDAAPGGDGDGETGRQRGGRDFDPMELDADGDGKLSKEEAPERMQQIFDRIDTNGDGFADAEEFAAMRAARKNRGSESPAAEGSSPEKTKKESEAAEKKAEPKDATTKPAEEAAAESE, from the coding sequence ATGTCTGATGAATCCAATTCTCCCAGCGTAGCGACAACAGAGGCGAAACCGAAACGAAATCCTGTAGAACGTGTCGCCGTTTGGGGATTGATCGGGATTATGGTCCTCTTCGTCTGCACCGAGGGGATCGCACGTTTTGGATACTCGATGACGCTGCCCAGGCTGCAAAAACGAATCAATGAAGATGACGGGGTAGACCCGAGACCACTTACGGTTGAAGAGGCAGATACACTCGTCTTTGGTTTTCCAACGAAGACCGTGGAAGGCCAAAAAGTCACATACCGCTGGAAAGGACTCCTCAAAGATTTTGGGGCAATTCACCTTCCTTACGACGAAGATAATATCGTTCTCACTTTAGTGACTGACGCTCCACCTGAAATTGAAGAGAAAGTCGCAGCCACTGGTGAAGATGAAGAGGAGTCAGGACCTGATCCGTCGATTGAAGGTGCCCCGGTAGGAGATGCAGCTCCGGGAGGTGATGGCGATGGGGAAACCGGTCGTCAGAGAGGCGGTCGAGATTTTGATCCAATGGAGCTTGATGCCGATGGAGATGGAAAGCTCAGCAAGGAAGAAGCTCCTGAGAGAATGCAGCAAATCTTTGATCGTATCGATACAAACGGCGATGGTTTTGCAGATGCTGAAGAGTTCGCTGCCATGCGGGCTGCTCGTAAAAATCGAGGAAGCGAATCTCCCGCAGCAGAAGGCAGCTCTCCAGAAAAAACGAAGAAAGAATCTGAAGCAGCAGAGAAAAAGGCAGAACCAAAAGACGCCACAACCAAACCCGCAGAAGAAGCCGCTGCTGAAAGTGAATAG